TATAACTTTCTGTTAGTATTCATTTTGTGGACGAGTACTAATTGTTTACTATTTATTTATGGTGgattttttgtattaaaaaaaaaaaaaaaaaaaaagttgaaactGGTCTTGTTAAGAAATAACAACAAGATGGGCCCCACAAAAGAAATGTCACTAAAGATTGTTTACCACTAAAACAACTAACATGTTATTCTTCCCCTACAAATACCCTCTCTTTAACTCATTTCTCTCAAGTTCCCTCCCTTGTTCAGTACTTTGTCCTGATCAATTTgattccaaaacaaaaacaacaagaagAAAGTTTCTGTTTTGGTTGATcaaattagttaataataataatctaggGAAACAACCATGTTTAGCAGCGTGCAATCAAAGAGAACACGCGATTTTTGGAAAGCAGGCTTAATAGCAGCCTCAAGAACAGCTTTGGCTTGCATAATAGTAGGGTGCATAACCCTTTATGGGCCTAGCTCTCTTCAAAAACAAGTAACATTTCCTGCATTTTCTTATGTTGTTATGATACTTATCATAACCAATGCAACCTTAGGGGACACTATTCGTGGTCTTTGGCTTGCTTTTTATGCAACTCTTCAAACAGTTTGTCCTGCTATCCTCGTTTTCTGGATGATAGGAGGACCAACTAGTCTAACTGTGGCTTCTACCTCCTTGGTTTTAGCTATTGCTGCTTTCTTTATTGCCTTACCTAAATCTACCCATGTTGTGGCTAAAAGGATTGCTTTAGGCCAACTTGTTATCATTTATGTTGTTGGTTTTATCAATGCTGAACAATATGATCCTATCATGCATCCTCTTCATGTTGCTGCTAGCACCGCCGTTGGTGCCTTTGCTTGTGTATTGGCTATGCTCTTTCCCTACCCTCACCTTGCTTCCTCTCaggtaaatatatatatatatatatatatatatatgattatTGAGTTCAAGTATTTTGTATGGTAATACGTACTAAGGGGAGTGTTTATGTATTGTGTACAGGTGAAAAATAACAGCAAGTTATTTGCAGAAAACGCGTCTCAGAGGCTAAAGCTGTTTGTCAAGGCATTTTGTGCTCAAGACTTTACATCTACACAAGCATTAATCTCTCAAACCAGAAGCTTGGCTGGTAAAGCCAATAAGTTTATCCAATGCATCAAATCCAAACAAGTAAGACTGTTTTTTAATTTCATACTAGTAAATAAATAATCAAAGAAAGTCGAAAGAAAATCTCAAAGACTAACTTTTGCTTTGATTTTGTTTTGAGCAGGAAAGCATGCAGTGGGAGAGGTATCCCTTACAGTTTCTTATATCTTATTGCAAGAACCCAGGGGACCGATTTCAGGAACTAGAGACGCCATTAAGAGGGATGGAAATCGCGTTAGGCAACTCACAAGTTCCTGTTCCGATAATGGATGAAAGATTGAAAGATGGTATGGACAGAGTAGAAGGAGAAATAAGCCAAAATTTACATCAACTTAGGAGTCATATGCCTTGTGATACACCAACTGTCCCAGAATCTACTCATGGACAAGTTATGGGCTTCCTTCAAAAACTCGAAACACCTCCATTAAATGAGACAGATTTACCCTCttatttcttcttcttctgtaTGAAACTCCTACACTCTCAAACAAGAGCTATGACCATTcctcaaaatccaaaaaaaattgagaaaaaaaaCCCTCAAAAAGAGAATCAACAACAATCAAACAAGACCATAGAAAATCAAAATGGGCTTTCTTTGAAAGGGATTTGGGCTAACTGGCCCACTTACCTTAGTAAAGAAAGGATTACTATTGGAATAAATTGTTCACTCTCGTTGGGGTTTGCAGTGTTATTTGGGCTTTATTACAGTAAGCCCAGTGGGTTCTGGTCTGGGTTACCTGTAGCTGTGAGTTTTGCAGCAGCTAGGGAAGCTACATTTAAAGTTGCCAATGTTAAATTCCAAGGGACAGTGATTGGGAATGTATATGGAGTGTTAGGTTGTTTCATTTTCGAGCGATTAGTACAGATTAGGTTCGTATCTCTTCTACCTTGGTTCATTTTTACCAGTTTTCTTCAGCAAAGCAAGATGTATGGGCAAGCAGGTGCTGTTTCTGCAGTTATTGGAGCAATTCTGATATTGGGCCGAAGAAATTTCGGCCCACCATCAGACTTTGCTATAGCAAGAATTGTGGAAACCTTCATTGGTTTGTCATGTTCTATTGTGATTGATTTGTTGTTACACCCAACAAGAGGTGCCACCCTAGCCAAAGTTGAGCTTACCAAAACTCTAGGCGCACTTGAGGATTCCCTCTCCTCCATTGATCTCCTTACAACCTCCAAAGCCGAGTTAATTGAGAAGGCGAAAAACATCAAAGTTCGAGTAAATGAGCTAGACAAATATGTTGGTGAAGCTGATACAGAACCCAATTTTTGGTTTTTACCTTTTCGAGCTCCTTGTTATAGGAAGTTGATGGGTCCTTTCGCGAAAATGGGTGATCTTTTGCTTTTCACAGCCCATGCTATTGGATTCCTAGAAGAGCAAATCCAAACACTGGAATCAGAAAAGATAAATGATGTTGTTAGGCATGTTGTTAAAATGACAGCCACTTCAATGAAATCTTTCCAAGAGGTTGCTTCTATCAAGTCCTTGATCGTACTCGAAAAGGACCTTACTAAAAGTGGTAAAACATGTGATCTTGAGTTGGGAAAATCGGCTAATTTTCCATTGTTGAACTTGGGTGAGAAAGATATGGAGAAAATCATAGTGT
This Spinacia oleracea cultivar Varoflay chromosome 6, BTI_SOV_V1, whole genome shotgun sequence DNA region includes the following protein-coding sequences:
- the LOC110788751 gene encoding uncharacterized protein, encoding MFSSVQSKRTRDFWKAGLIAASRTALACIIVGCITLYGPSSLQKQVTFPAFSYVVMILIITNATLGDTIRGLWLAFYATLQTVCPAILVFWMIGGPTSLTVASTSLVLAIAAFFIALPKSTHVVAKRIALGQLVIIYVVGFINAEQYDPIMHPLHVAASTAVGAFACVLAMLFPYPHLASSQVKNNSKLFAENASQRLKLFVKAFCAQDFTSTQALISQTRSLAGKANKFIQCIKSKQESMQWERYPLQFLISYCKNPGDRFQELETPLRGMEIALGNSQVPVPIMDERLKDGMDRVEGEISQNLHQLRSHMPCDTPTVPESTHGQVMGFLQKLETPPLNETDLPSYFFFFCMKLLHSQTRAMTIPQNPKKIEKKNPQKENQQQSNKTIENQNGLSLKGIWANWPTYLSKERITIGINCSLSLGFAVLFGLYYSKPSGFWSGLPVAVSFAAAREATFKVANVKFQGTVIGNVYGVLGCFIFERLVQIRFVSLLPWFIFTSFLQQSKMYGQAGAVSAVIGAILILGRRNFGPPSDFAIARIVETFIGLSCSIVIDLLLHPTRGATLAKVELTKTLGALEDSLSSIDLLTTSKAELIEKAKNIKVRVNELDKYVGEADTEPNFWFLPFRAPCYRKLMGPFAKMGDLLLFTAHAIGFLEEQIQTLESEKINDVVRHVVKMTATSMKSFQEVASIKSLIVLEKDLTKSGKTCDLELGKSANFPLLNLGEKDMEKIIVSYLDHSKEAFEKIEFPQGDEEIKSQTVMSLSAIGFCLSSLMKETKEIEKGIKELVQLENPTSQINLHEISCKIHALYD